From Amycolatopsis sp. cg9, one genomic window encodes:
- a CDS encoding ABC transporter permease, giving the protein MTAEPLDTTDRTLEYIARPGQSLEGLGKQLAFAAKALAWSPRTIRRYGRETLRLLTEVCFGTGGLAVIGGTLGVMIGMTLFTGLIVGLQGYSALNQLGTAALTGFISAYFNTREVAPLSAGLALSATVGCGFTAQLGAMRISEEIDALEVMGVPSMPYLVTTRVLAGVAAVIPLYAVGLLSSYLASRQITIWLYGQSAGTYDHYFTLFLPPGDVLWSFGKVIVFSVLVILSHCYYGFNASGGPAGVGVAVGRAVRTSIVLISVLDFFLSLAIWGANTTVRISG; this is encoded by the coding sequence ATGACGGCGGAGCCCCTCGACACCACCGACCGGACGCTCGAGTACATCGCGCGGCCGGGGCAGAGCCTGGAAGGCCTCGGCAAGCAGCTCGCGTTCGCCGCGAAAGCGCTCGCCTGGTCGCCGCGCACCATCCGCCGCTACGGCCGGGAAACGCTGCGGCTGCTCACCGAGGTCTGCTTCGGCACCGGCGGTCTCGCCGTCATCGGCGGCACACTCGGCGTGATGATCGGGATGACGCTGTTCACCGGTCTCATCGTCGGCCTGCAGGGCTACTCCGCGCTCAACCAGCTCGGCACGGCCGCGCTCACCGGCTTCATCTCCGCCTACTTCAACACCCGCGAGGTCGCGCCGCTGTCGGCCGGGCTCGCGCTGTCCGCGACCGTCGGCTGCGGCTTCACCGCGCAGCTCGGCGCGATGCGGATCTCCGAGGAGATCGACGCGCTCGAAGTCATGGGCGTGCCGAGCATGCCGTACCTGGTGACCACGCGGGTGCTCGCCGGCGTCGCCGCGGTGATCCCGCTGTACGCGGTCGGCCTGCTGTCGAGCTACCTCGCGTCCCGCCAGATCACCATCTGGCTCTACGGCCAGTCCGCGGGCACCTACGACCACTACTTCACGCTGTTCCTGCCACCCGGCGACGTCCTCTGGTCGTTCGGGAAGGTGATCGTGTTCAGCGTGCTCGTGATCCTGTCCCATTGCTACTACGGCTTCAACGCGAGCGGCGGCCCGGCCGGCGTGGGCGTGGCGGTGGGCCGCGCGGTGCGGACGTCGATCGTGCTGATCTCGGTGCTGGACTTCTTCTTGTCCCTCGCGATCTGGGGCGCGAACACGACGGTGAGGATCTCCGGATGA
- a CDS encoding ABC transporter permease, whose translation MSESTGTLPGTAALTQVGRLATLSWEVLRAIFKRPFQFREWIQQCWFFASVTILPTALVAIPFGAVIALQLGSLTAQIGAQSFTGAASALAIVQQASPLITALLVAGAGGSAVCADIGARKIREEIDAMEVLGVNPIQRLIVPRVLAAMVVSVLLNGLVSVVGVLGGYFFNVVLQGGTPGAYLASFNALAQVPDLWVSEIKALLYGFVAGVVAAFRGLNPAGGPKGVGDAVNQAVVITFLLLFLINVVLTAIYLRIVPPKAM comes from the coding sequence GTGAGCGAAAGTACCGGCACGCTCCCGGGAACCGCGGCCCTGACCCAGGTCGGCCGCCTGGCGACGCTGTCGTGGGAGGTCCTCCGGGCGATCTTCAAGCGGCCGTTCCAGTTCCGCGAGTGGATCCAGCAGTGCTGGTTCTTCGCCAGCGTCACGATCCTGCCGACCGCGCTGGTGGCCATCCCGTTCGGCGCGGTGATCGCGCTCCAGCTCGGCTCGCTGACCGCGCAGATCGGCGCCCAGTCGTTCACCGGCGCGGCCAGCGCGCTCGCCATCGTGCAGCAGGCGAGCCCGCTGATCACGGCGCTGCTCGTCGCGGGCGCCGGCGGCAGCGCGGTGTGCGCGGACATCGGCGCGCGCAAGATCCGCGAAGAGATCGACGCCATGGAAGTGCTGGGCGTCAACCCGATCCAGCGCCTCATCGTGCCGCGCGTGCTCGCCGCGATGGTCGTTTCGGTGCTCCTCAACGGCTTGGTCAGCGTCGTCGGCGTGCTCGGCGGCTACTTCTTCAACGTCGTGCTGCAAGGCGGCACGCCCGGCGCGTACCTGGCCAGCTTCAACGCCCTCGCCCAGGTGCCCGACCTCTGGGTCAGCGAGATCAAGGCGCTGCTCTACGGCTTCGTCGCCGGGGTCGTCGCGGCGTTCCGCGGGCTGAACCCGGCTGGCGGGCCGAAGGGGGTCGGCGACGCGGTCAACCAGGCCGTCGTCATCACGTTCCTGCTGCTGTTCCTCATCAACGTCGTGCTCACCGCGATCTACCTGCGGATCGTCCCGCCGAAGGCCATGTGA